One Amblyomma americanum isolate KBUSLIRL-KWMA chromosome 8, ASM5285725v1, whole genome shotgun sequence DNA window includes the following coding sequences:
- the RpS11 gene encoding ribosomal protein S11, producing MAEQVERAFQKQPTVFLNRKAGLPKGNPKRVQRYYKSVGLGFKTPREAIHGTYIDKKCPFTGNVSIRGRILRGVVVKMKMQRTIVIRRDYLHYVRKYNRFEKRHRNMSVHLSPAFRDVAVGDVVTVGECRPLSKTVRFNVLKVTKAAGSKKQFLKA from the exons ATGGCCGAGCAAGTGGAGCGAGCTTTTCAGAAGCAGCCGACGGTGTTCCTCAACCGCAAGGCGGGTCTGCCCAAGGGGAACCCGAAGCGCGTGCAGCGCTACTACAAGAGCGTCGGTCTGGGCTTCAAGACTCCGCGTGAGGCCATCCACGGCACCTACATTGACAAGAAGTGCCCGTTCACAG GCAATGTGAGCATCCGGGGCCGCATCCTTCGGGGTGTTGTGGTCAAGATGAAGATGCAGCGCACCATTGTCATCCGACGGGACTACCTGCACTACGTGCGCAAGTACAACCGTTTCGAGAAGAGGCACCGCAACATGTCTGTCCACCTTTCGCCGGCCTTCCGGGATGTCGCGGTGGGCGATGTTGTGACGGTGGGCGAGTGCCGACCGCTTTCCAAGACGGTGCGCTTCAATGTGCTCAAAGTCACCAAGGCGGCTGGCTCCAAGAAGCAGTTCCTCAAGGCCTGA